One genomic region from Lysobacterales bacterium encodes:
- a CDS encoding DUF4080 domain-containing protein translates to MPAIVLATLNARYAHASMGLRCLRANLGELRELSVIREFVIGQKTEEIVEKLLAESPRILGLGVYIWNVEETTRVVAQLRVVAPEVRIVLGGPEISHETDQQRICALADYVITGWGDISFAELARALLAGTPPAAKLIPGAQPPLAELAMPYAEYSDEDLQRRHIYVEASRGCPFKCEFCLSALDKTAWPFPLPAFLAALETLHARGARQFKFVDRTFNLKVDTSLAILQFFLGKLEAAPDDPLFVHFELIPDHLPERLKALIARFPPGSLQFEIGIQSFNPEVQARVSRKQNDEAAEANLRWLREHSRAHLHVDLIAGLPGEDIASFAAGFDRLVRLAPHEIQFGILKRLRGAPIARHTAGFDLRFNPDPPYNILSTRELDFATLQRLSRFARYWDLVANSGRFPRTLGLLLGETPFAHFLAFSDWLYARIGQTHAIAHERLVLLLREHLLARGDTTGDAIDRPLIDDYRNAGGRSRFDFEPADSPAPAPRQRDAQKAAATPKRQARHLRAEA, encoded by the coding sequence ATGCCTGCCATCGTCCTTGCCACCTTAAACGCCCGCTACGCCCACGCCTCGATGGGCCTGCGCTGCCTGCGCGCCAACCTCGGCGAGCTGCGCGAACTCTCCGTCATCCGCGAATTCGTGATCGGCCAGAAGACCGAGGAAATCGTCGAGAAGCTGCTGGCCGAGTCGCCGCGCATCCTCGGCCTCGGCGTCTACATCTGGAACGTCGAAGAGACCACGCGCGTGGTCGCCCAGCTGCGCGTGGTCGCACCGGAAGTGCGGATCGTCCTTGGCGGCCCCGAGATCAGCCACGAGACCGATCAGCAGCGCATCTGCGCGCTCGCCGACTACGTCATCACCGGCTGGGGCGATATCAGCTTCGCCGAGCTCGCGCGCGCATTGCTCGCAGGCACGCCGCCCGCCGCCAAGCTCATCCCCGGCGCGCAGCCGCCGCTGGCCGAGCTGGCGATGCCCTACGCCGAGTACAGCGACGAGGACCTGCAGCGCCGGCACATCTACGTCGAAGCCTCGCGCGGCTGCCCCTTCAAGTGCGAGTTCTGCCTGTCGGCGCTGGACAAGACCGCCTGGCCGTTTCCGCTGCCCGCCTTCCTCGCCGCGCTGGAAACCCTGCACGCCCGCGGCGCGCGCCAGTTCAAGTTCGTCGACCGCACCTTCAACCTGAAGGTGGACACCTCACTGGCGATCCTGCAGTTCTTCCTCGGCAAGCTCGAAGCCGCACCGGACGACCCGCTGTTCGTCCACTTCGAGCTGATCCCCGACCACCTGCCCGAGCGCCTCAAGGCGCTCATCGCGCGCTTCCCGCCCGGCAGCCTGCAGTTCGAGATCGGCATCCAGAGCTTCAACCCCGAGGTGCAGGCGCGCGTGTCGCGCAAGCAGAACGACGAAGCCGCCGAGGCCAACCTGCGCTGGCTGCGCGAGCACAGCCGCGCCCATCTGCACGTCGACCTGATCGCCGGCCTGCCGGGCGAGGACATAGCCAGCTTCGCCGCCGGTTTCGACAGGCTGGTGCGGCTGGCCCCGCACGAGATCCAGTTCGGAATACTGAAGCGCCTGCGCGGCGCGCCGATCGCACGCCACACCGCCGGGTTCGACCTGCGCTTCAACCCCGACCCGCCCTACAACATCCTCTCGACCCGCGAGCTCGACTTCGCGACGCTGCAGCGCCTGTCGCGCTTCGCCCGCTACTGGGATCTGGTCGCCAACTCCGGCCGCTTCCCGCGCACGCTGGGCCTGCTCCTGGGCGAAACACCCTTCGCCCACTTCCTCGCCTTCAGCGACTGGCTGTATGCACGCATCGGCCAGACCCATGCGATTGCGCATGAGCGGCTTGTGCTGCTGCTGCGCGAGCATCTGCTGGCGCGCGGCGACACAACAGGCGACGCGATCGACCGCCCCCTGATCGACGACTACCGCAACGCCGGCGGCCGCTCCCGCTTCGACTTCGAACCCGCCGACAGCCCGGCACCAGCGCCGCGGCAGCGCGACGCGCAGAAGGCGGCGGCCACGCCGAAGCGGCAGGCGCGGCACTTGCGGGCGGAGGCGTGA